The following DNA comes from Thunnus thynnus chromosome 3, fThuThy2.1, whole genome shotgun sequence.
CTTGTGCCCTAAAGTGTAGGACAATGCTCACCACAATTTGGTGGCAGGAGGTTTTTCTGGTGTTTTCTGTGTCGTGCTCAGGAGTAGTGTGATGGCTGGATTACACTCACTTGTATGCAAGTGTCATCTTTTCCAGGTCAGAgctgtgagtgtgcgtgtgtgtttgtgaggaaaACTGACCCTGATGAGTTTAAGGAGCCTCTCAGGTCAATGCCATGTCTAGTCACTAAGGGCAGCCCCTCATGTCTGAGAGTGTAGTTATTTCAAGCATTGCTCTTAGACTGTTGTATATTGACATTTGCTTGCCACTAGGGCTGGGTATTTAGCTAAGCACTTTTCTGGCTTTACTGCCTGAAACGTGTCCTAAGTAGAGTCCAGTGGATACATATTCCTGGCTGATATTATTGGTCAATATAAGCTTATTGTATATATACTATCACTGTTAACAAGAAATGCAGTACAGAAAATCCAAACATATGTATGTTTGAGATAGTTTAGAACCAGTGTCGCTAATAcaagtttgtccaccagagagcactgacaacttcattttttaaactgtaaaacgTCTCATTTAGAACATAAAGTACATTGGTCAAAATgctgtaaattaattaatacaaATTTAAGGGATTCTCATCAAAATTTGGCTCTTCTCTTGTATGCAGGACAGAGTACAAAAAACTGTCAGTAACTGAAAGCTGGTGTTGGATGTCTGGTGTGATTTATTGTCATGTTTACGTGTTCTATATATCGTATAGTTCTTGACTAATTGACTAATTTTAGCCTTTTTAATTCAGGCAAAGTGCTTGTGATTAGACAACATTTGAGGCctattttgtttaattaaaaaaaaattcaaacaatgaCCAGTCCTAACGCTCACTTGTTTGTACACCTGCCAAGAGATTTCAGCACATTGCAACATGAGAAATTATAAACAAATAGGCAAAACATAAGCAAATGAAGAAATATCTTCACTACTCATGCAtcctttagaaaaaaaaaccaaaacgtAGCAAATAAATAAGACACAAGTAAATTAAGAAACTCATTCACCAGGTTGACAAAATATCGTATcctaaaaaaacacactgcaaatacagaaaacacaatcaaatACTGAAATGCTACAAGTTGTACAGAGGGGGACATTGAAAATCGTTTTAAAAAGTTGACTATTTGCCAATAATGTTCGAAAATGAGCTAACAAAATGTGTTCTTCATTTGCCtctgttttctgatttttgcAGTGAATTGACCTCTCTGAGCCTCCGTAGGTTTGGATGAAACAAGCATCAATCGTTTGCCTCAAATCATATTGCTACAGATGCCACTCTGAGGGTGCTTTGAGACAACAAGTCTCAAAGCTGCAGTGCtatgatttgtatttgtgtaaaagCATATATTGCATCCTCATAGTGCCACTATTTACTCAGTTAAGACCCTTGAAGGCACTTAATTCGAGAAGTGCTCTGTGAAGAGACAAGATACACAGCATGAGCGTTCTCCGTTTCTTTCTCAAAAACACCCACTCTGTCTTAGATCTCTGGCTTTGCCGTCACTCtcactttcctcctctctttttctctcggcATCAtttccctctctccatcccttttcctctttatctatcactctctctcttcctgcacTCCTCTGTTTATAGCCAGTGACTCCATTGAGCGGGGGCTAATGGAGGCCCCATCCAGGACCCTGCTGATAAATAATGTAGCTTCTTTATAATGCCCTGTCCCCAGGGAGGGTCCAGAGAGCATCATTACTGCCTCCTCATCCTACACAGCCCAGGCCTAAATTGATTAACAGACACTGGAGCGGTGCAAAATGATCCATGGGGCTAGTGTAGTGGCTAACAGCTCGCACCAGGTGGTTCAAACCCTCCGCCTGTCAGTGTCGCATGATCCCACTCTGTGCTCCCATTAGCCTCAGTCTCTGTCCGGTGGGCTAACTGATGGGCATAACAAGCTACCGCTAACACAATAGCGAGAGAGCATTGCTCGGACTCGGCTGTAGGGAATGTCAGAGTGGTTTTTATGGGGCTGTTGTGTAAATGAtggtgtgtgtttcagtttttatagGGAGGAGAGCAGCGGCCGAGGCCACTGCAGGCATCTATGTGACTCTTCATTGACTGTGTGAGACATGGGTGATGAGGCTCAGCGGTTGATGTCTACATATAGATAATTGAACTCACAGTGTCTTCTAATCAGTGAAGAAATTGTCAGTAGGAATCAATTAGTGACCAGTGGAGACACAATCCTTTTGTCTAATGGAAAAGTGCTACAAGCTTGTTGGGAGTGTTTTCCAATATCTTTCAAACGAACAATGATGGGCCAGAATTTTGAATAAATGGTTttcattttgtggttttaattaGTCCTTAATGGATTCATtgtttatcaagcaaaaatgcccaatattctgtgtttttagcCTCTCAATTGTGATTATTccgacattttatagacaaaaacaatgaagtgattaatcaagaaaataatctgcagattaatcgaaTGAAAATGATCCTCAGTTGTAGCCctataacattttaaaagtgtgtcTTCTTATCTTAAATGACAAACAGGTTTTGTTGAAAaacttgtttatgtttgttaaaCAACAAAAGATGTGATAATCCATTGATTGTTGAAGTCATCTAAagtctgttttatatcactgtaaatggaacatctttaggttttggactaCTGCttcaacaaaacaagtaatttgaagacATCGTTTTGGGCTTCAGGAAattgtgattgacatttttcagtaCTTTCTGGCATTTTGTGGATGCGAAAATAGTTGATAGATGAATCATTAATTAAATAGAGTTCAGTTTCTGCCCTAATTTGATCAGATCTGagataaatatattgttttcagAATAGGTTTTGATGTGATAGCTCTAAAATATTTCAGATAATCTTTTGGAAAGTTGTAGCAGAAAACATTATGGCAAACGTCCTGGTCTATACATAGGTATAGGAAGAGGGAGGCACAATGGTGTCTTTATATTTTGACTGCGTCCCAGACAACACTAAACTAGCATTGTCCAAAGAACCAACACAAAGCCATATCAGGCCCTTTAAGCATGCAGTCAGGCCAGCAGACAGATATTACTAACTGTAAGAGTTGGAAATGTCTGAGAGATATGGTCTCCAACTGCAGCAGAATGACAGCAGAGGATTGTGAAGCTTGCTCCAGATGTTACAGCGCAGTACTTTCTGGAATCTTCCATCTGAAATGGATTAAAGGTTGTCTTTCTGCAGCTAGTCCTGAACTTGTGCTGATAGTGCTGGCTGTCACTGAGAGGCCATCAAAGCAGCTCTGTGGCTGGATGTGGATCAAAAAGACTCCCCTGCATGTCTGGGTGGTGACCCTGCTACCAAGATGTTATTGCTGTTTTTGCCTTTTGAActttatgttgtattgttattttCCGTGCTCAGCTCTTAAGCACATATTATGCTCTCTGTGAAGATGTGCTGAGTCCGTTTTACATCAGACACAGACAAGGTCATAATGTAGAGCGATACATCAGCTTTCGCAGATGTccaaataacaacaataaaaagaatACTTTGTATATGAAGTTTGAGTCAACAATCCAATGATCCAGCAATTGTCTTGGCACAGACTGAAATGTTTGCGTAGctgtcacatttcaaaagctgaCATTTAATTTCAGGTCAGATATGTAATGTTGTTTAAAGCTgaagttattattatatcaaATAGCCAATCTACACAAAATTAATCTGCATCTGTTgatcatttttatacatttgtaCCTCAGCTCTTTCTGAGTTACTGTTCTCTAACACTCGATTCTCTTGCCTCGCTTGTAAGTCGTTTTGGATGAAAGTGTCTGCCaaatcacaaaatgtaaatgtaaaataattgataaactgtcatttttcaagcaaaaatgacaaaaatgtctatgtcccagcttctcaaatgtgaggatttgctgctttttctcgTTTtagtaaacaaaatatatttggactgttggttggacaattCAAGCAATTTGAATATGTCCCTTTGGGCTCTTGATTGccatttttcattattgtgtGATGTTGTTTCTTTGTATCTTTGTTGTATAGATCAAACTATGAGTgaatgaattgagaaaataatcaccagattaattgaaaatgaaaaaaaatcgtTAGTTGAAGCCATAATCTGGTTTACTTTTACTCTGTGATGATATAGTTCCTGGTTTGAATAAAACTTTGCAAATGTATGCTATTGAATTTAGGTCTTGTATGACTGGTTTCTAAggtttttaatgatatttaacagtgaaaacatttgGAGGCTTCTTGGTATCTGTACCAAAACTCAGCTACCATATCTGCACtaatattgaacatttttaaataaaacccAGCCCTGATACTTTGTACATGAATTTAGAGGCAACATCACAGAAATATGGCTAAACAGGTTAGAACAGATTCTTCATCCATGACATTTTTGACCCATGCTCCTTCACTCTTAACAGTTTCGCTGCAAAGAAAGGAGTGTTCATGGTGTAGAGAGAACAAGAAAGGAAGATAAAAGTCAGGGGTGGGAAGTTTAGGAAACTCCCTTTTTTCCTTTCCCACCCTGCACCTGTGGAAAAACCTGCAGGTCTCAGCAAAAGGAAGTGATGTTGCTGCTGTGCTAGTGATGACAGATATGAAGACATAACTACACAGcgtgtttcctgtctctctgatGGCGGAGAATAGGATTCTTAATGTGCTAGCAGGGTGTGATATCGTAGTGAGATCTTGAGACATGTTTGCCTTTgatcttacacacacaaacacactcacatagaCACACCCTAGTTTGCCCGTATGTCCCCTCTCTCTTGTGTTAGAAGTTCAACGTCACTTTTTAGATGAGCCAATGTGATTCAGGGGCCAAGCTAAGTATAGGTGCAAGTTGCCGCTTTCCTGTCAGTGTTGTTGGCAATAGTAAGTGACCAGGGCCTCcacaacacacgcacacacacacacgttgtaaACAGCACCTGTTCTCATCAAACTTCCCTGCCTGTTTGTCAGTATGATGTAGCCTACACATGCAGTAGCCGACAAAGATAGAAATCGCTATTCATCCCTTAATCTGAAGGGCCAAGAATAACTCCTGAGCAGTCTTAATGATGTATTTGTTCTTGCTCGTAGGAAATCCAATATACTGCAGGCTTTACTGTCAGAGAGTGATGCATCCTCATCTGTGAGTCAGTAGGGATGAAAAGGTGGTGGATTTCTGACATGCCGTTTATTTGATTCTGGCCTTGCATCTGCACATTTATGCGCTGCCAAAGCTCAACCATAACTACGTTTTTATCTCCCTAATTGCATTCAGGAAAACTTGAAAAGAAGATAGAACTAGGAGAGCTCAATGCCCTGTTGTTTTCCCTTTTAAAAGCTAGAATGTGTGCACCTCCTGGCTACTGAATTGCTCCTGTGGGACCCGAGTGAATGGGCACATTTATCCTGGGGTCCACACACGCACTTCCTTTTTATTGTCCCGAATGTTGCCAGATTCCTGCCCCAAACCAGTGTTTGTTGGTTAGTAGTGTTGAAGCTTTGTAGAACATTTGCCTCGGCAGGCCACTCATTAAAAGTCTCCTTCTTCTGAAAACTGAAAGACGGGCTTTTCAAATCTCACGTGTATTCAGAGCTGTCAGAAAAACTCTTTTTCTGCTTTAACTGCTTCCAACACATGTAAGAGAACAACGAGGagaattttaaaatctcttcctcttttcGTTCTGTAGTTGACTCGGTTAAAATAAGGAGTTGGTGATATGGATAAAATATCATGGTATATGTAACTCAATATTGCAATATCAATTGTTGTGGCTTAGATAGTGGAGCGGGTGTCCATTGATTGCAGGGCTGGTGGTTTGATCCCCAGCTCCCCCCTGTCCAtttgtcaaagtgtccttgggcaagatgctgaaccccaaattgctcacAATGGTCAGGCCAGCGCCTTACATGACAACTCTGctgccattggtgtgtgagtatgtgtgtcaGTGGATAAATGAGAGGCAAATAGTGAAGTGCTTTGTCTCTTAAGGTATATAAGCAATTGTCACATTAatcaatgataaaaataatattaagaAGTAGCTGATGGATTGATAGAGCTGCAATAGAGCTGTTAAAATGTCTGCAAAGTGAATCAGGTGTTTAACATGTACGCCAAATTCCTCAACAGTTTTCCCTATAGACTGTGTAGGCTGCATGCTGTATATGAAGTCCTTTGCTGTAAATGACATTAGTAAGTGGTGGTAATTTGACAAGCCATACGGACAGGAAGCTATCTGGAGAATGTGTGGTTTGGGCTGACATTCACAGGTGGGCGTCCGTTATGACTCCTCTGCCAGTTTCTTAGAAGCCATAGCAGACATAGCCATGACAGTTATGACGGTGACATCATTAGCCCCCCGAATCGTCACTCTGGGTGAGACATTGCTGCTCATAAAGCAAAGGAGGTTAGGAAGAAGTTAATGTACTCAGCAGCGAGCCAGACTGATGTGCAGAAGTTTGTTTGAAATCTCTGATGGaagacatttttactgttaGAAGCTAATctacttcttcttttcttctagCAAAAGACCTGATCTGACGTGCTGGAAGCTGAGGAATAACTGAAACtcctaaaaagacaaacaaacattcaaataatATTTCACCCTTTGTCCTCTTAAAACTGGACTGTCCTCCACCTGCTGCTCTAACTTCTTTTGAACTgaaaggagaggggaggagggcgTCTTGTCCATCATGAACGTCACCTCACTCTTCTCCTTCACCAGCCCAGCGGTGAAACGGCTGCTGGGCTGGAAGCAGGGAGACGAGGAAGAGAAATGGGCGGAAAAGGCAGTGGATGCTCTGGTtaagaaactgaaaaagaagaagggagCCATGGAGGAACTGGAGAGGGCTCTCAGCTGCCCAGGTCAGCCCAGTAACTGTGTGACAATCCCCCGATCTCTGGACGGACGGCTGCAGGTGTCCCACAGGAAAGGTCTGCCGCATGTCATTTATTGTCGGGTGTGGCGCTGGCCTGACCTGCAGTCCCACCATGAGCTGAAGGCCCTGGAGTGCTGCGAGTACCcgtttggctccaaacagaagGATGTGTGTATCAACCCCTACCACTACAAACGTGTGGACAGTCCAGGTGAGTGATATGTTCCTGATATAATTAACGGTGCACCAATCCGACGCGCCGGATCGTATTCTCTAATAATAGTAACTGTTGATACCCCAAGTTGAGGTATCAGAATCAGTATCGGAAAAGAAAAAGTTGGATTGGTGCAGCCCTAGGAATTATGACACAGATGCTGAAACGGTGTAAAATTAAATTCTGCAGACGGAATCTCTGAATTGGTGGCTTAGTGGTTAAGAAACATACCATGTACGGTGATCGTACCTAGTTCGATTCCAGCAGGCATATTTTCCCTTTTAAAACATgccaaaaaaaactgaactgaaacttaTATTTCAATGACTTTCTGCTAAAAAAAGACTATTAGTCCTTCCCTGAAATCCCTGTCTTTTCCTTTCTGGTAATTTCTTCTGCACACGGTCAGTTACTCTACTCCTCCATCTCTTATCttgctgttgtctgtctgtttaaaaCGAAAAGCAACACCACCACATACATTTCATTCACGAGATTTATTTGAGAAATTTGACCTTACCAGGAGAGGATGTTAAATCCAGGGTCAagagattttagtgtactgctTCCCGTAGTGTAGATGcaagacaaatcaaacactatTTGGCCTCTTACTAAACAGAAAATGAGGGTCAGCTGACAAGATAGAAACAGCTGTGTGCCGGGTGCTAGAGTAAAGggctaagtgtgtgtgtgtgtgtgagcaggaaATTCCATCCGGGGAGAATGAGGGCTTTGTTTTGGGCATGCTCTGTactgctggatttttttttaacatttatgcaCACATTTaccacactcagacacacacacacactctcacatttGCACGCACGTTACGAAAAcgaggatacacacacacagacacacaaacccaTGACCACACGCACAGTTTCTCTGGAACAGGAAGCCAGTCACCCACACACAATGGGAGGAAAGAGTTGTTGCCTGCCTTGCACACTTTTTGTTTTAGCAGCGGGTGGAAGACTGAAGGCTGAGGTGATTCAACCCCAGAGCACCTGTCTATCCATGCTACCCCCCTGCACTTCTCCTctaaccccacacacacacacaaaccacacatcCTGTCAATCTCCCTTGACTATTCTACCAAACACCACAGCTGTCCGCCTGCTCTACATATAACCTTTGAAATAAACTGCTACATTGATGCATTGGCCTGCTGCAGCACACATGGGCTACCTGCAGGAACACTGACAGCGGCGCGGGCCCCATCTAAAATTTCAGCACAAGCTTTATTTATCTGGGCAGGTATTTATAGACACAAGTGGAGCGTATCTCTGTGGTTTGTATGTACTGCACCTGAATAGCCCTCACATCAGCCAGGATATTTACCCCAAGTGATGAATTCCTCAAGATTGGCTCGCCTCAAAATCTGAGAGTCTGGGCCAAATACTGCTGGCTAAGACCAACAGGCTGGAAGCTGACATTTGGAAAATGCAGGGACATCTGCGCCCTGAACGTAGAATGATGGAGAGTGCCAGAAAGAGATTTCTGTATTATACTACAATTAAAGAACTCAGTACTTATTGAGTTTGTGTCTTTATgtttgcatgcgtgtgtgtaaTTGTGATTGTCTAGTGGTGAAAAGATTTGTTTTATAAACAAAGATGAATATGTAAATTTCTTCATTAAAACCCAATTGGAAAATTGTGGTGTTACATCAGCTAAGTTACATAACCCctgaaataatgagaaaaagacAGTCAAGGAAATATGtaagaaacaaaatacaataaaacccATCAGTAATTAACTTAAATACtgcacatttaaacatgttttttgagctgtacACTTAATTAGATGTCTGTGCTTTGATGAAACACATTaatgctggtgttaatattgacattgacaccaaatttataaaaatcgGCGTTTCATTGGTTGAAAATGGTTCAACCTGTCATCTACTATTTAAAATCAGCCTTGAAAAGGCGGGGCCAATGCTGACATAGAATGGACCATTTGGGAGTTCATGAAACTTATTCTCTACATCATGAAAATTATATGAACAGTAGAAAGTTAACAGTCACCTCCCCCAGCCCCCACCCAGTGTGAGTCTGTGAAACAGTGCAGCCCGTCCACGCCCGTTTTCAAATATATGCTGATTGAGACCGTTTTAGTTTCAGCAGCCAACAGCAGCACTGCCCTGCTGGAGGAAATCTCTCCGTCTTCTAAAACTGtcttcatgtgaaaaaaaaaacaagttaaacacagacagcactgtttgtctttctctcactatcactattattattattattattattattattattattattattattattattattatcattattatcatcatcatcatcatcattcttcTCTGGCCAGTGGATGTCACTGAGCAACTCCTGCCCTCCTGCCTCACACATCCACGCCCCACTCCCCCCCTCTCACGGGGGAGACACAATATACAGTGATAACggcacatattttaataataatggtGACAGCgacactacatgagcatgggtaaccagggtaacttggCTAAGTTGGCGGGCATAAATCCATGTGCATGCTACCCGCAAGCTACAGCgaagtggtgcactgccaaaatgttCCGGGTGGAACTCAAGCACTAGAATTTATATTGTTGCGCATTTCAGAGtgagtggattattaaactattttgactgTAATTGTTTGAATCAAGGAGCATACCGAAGCGAGGAAAGTCGCGTACCAAACCAAACATCCTGTACCGAACGGTTTGGGATGAACCGTTACACCCCTAACAATGATAGTGCTACATTAATACACGGCACATTAGTGCAAGTCatgaaacaaaaaatcaaatcGAATATCTGTCGATTTTGTATTGTTGGATAGACCAAAGAAAAGCAATCAGAGGTTGTCACCTTGGACCCTGGCAAATTATGATGGGCAttcttcattattttctgacattatatagACTAAAGGGTTATTTGATTagttaaaacataaatacagatcaatcaataatgaaaataattgtataatTGTGTTTTCAGAATTTTGGAGTTAGCAGTATTACCTGCATTCAGGCTGACCTCTAGAGATTCAAAGATAAAGTCAACACAGTCAATATCATCTATGGGGTCAAACAATATGATATGATTTTCAAAAGCCTgatacttttttctttactaACTGTTACAAGaatatgaaactgaaaaaagcaTGAACTTATTCGTGAAGTACAGTTTTATTTGACTAAAAGGATTGGTTGGAGAGTTTCTGAGGCATTGAAGCGCTTTctgttttaaccatttttgtctgtctttgtcctCAGTGCTGCCCCCTGTGTTGGTACCAAGGAACAGTGAGTTTAATGCCAAGCATACGATGTTGCCTCGCTTCCGCAATCCTCTACAACAGAATGAGCCGCACATGCCACAGAATGCCACCTTCCCAGAATCCTTTCCTCAGGCCAACACAATGCCTTTCCCCAATTCGCCGGGAAACAGCTACCCAAACTCGCCGGGAAGCGGCAGCAACGTCACCTTCCCTCATTCACCATCCAGCTCCGAGCCCAGCAGTCCATTCCAGATGCCAGGTAAGATCTGTAGTTATTATCttccacttccctcctcttcctccatacTGAACTACAACAATTAATTTCTCTGCTCTTTGTTCTGCCTCCTCCCTGATGCAGAGACTCCCCCTCCTGCCTACATGCCCCCAGAGGAGCAGATGACTCAAGATTGCCCCCAGCCAATGGACACCAACCTCATGGCACCACCCTTGCCCTTAGAGAGTAACAACCGGGCAGGTAACCATGGCAGTAACTATCTCAAATACACAAATGTCCTTGTGTTCACAGTGATATCATCCACATAAAGCTGTCTGCACCTGCTCTCCTTGATCTGCAGGTGCAAATTTCTGGGAAaccttgttgtttttaaagttttattctcTCCTGTGGTCAAACTCCAAactcatgaaaataaaaacctcaGTTGCGTTTGTATACCATGTCCTGACAGATAAAACCTGAACAGTGTGCTAGTTTACAGTGAGGCTCTGTGGGTGTGAGCGCAGGGGAAGCTCAAAGCCTCAGCAAATTAAGCCAGGCCTCAGAACAGTTTTATGAGGCCTATAAAAGCCAGGGCTTATGTCATCTCTGCTGGTGGTAATGACTTGAAACTCGTTAACGATAAGATTCACTAATTACCTCCAACTTTCAGATCTGAAATGTGGTGCAATAATTGCTGCTATCTCGACTCTgtggttttgcttttattgtacTAGACAGACACATCTGAACCCTGCATTCATGAATTCGTAATAGACCCTAAAATGGACATGTACTGGATACAAGGGCCATCCGATTTAAAGGGAAATTCCGTAATTCTTGTAGTGTTAGCCATATattctatcagtaataataagaaTGCAGTCACCAAGTTATTTTCTGAGAACTTGGAACAGCATCACTAAAAGTCTGGTTGAGTAAGGTTTCAAACAAAAGCCCAAATTAGCCAAACATATTtccaagagaaaagaaacacaaatggtAAATTTAACTGTCCTTTGTAagcatccatcacagtttacagacctATGCACAGTTTTCATGTGCAGTGAGGGATTGTTTCAAGTGTGCTCACTTTAAAGTTTTATCTCTAGATAAAGTAATTTAGATAAGTGGTTCTAAGCATTGTTGCTTGTGACCTCTTAATAACAAAGCAATGTTTACTTTGGACTCTTCATCACAATGTGCATGTCTGTGAGTTGCGAGCAGTGCAGTCAAAGAGTGATTTTCCCTCCTCAGAATTTTAGAGGCCTTAAAATGTAAACTATTAGTATTATAGTATTTCATAAGAAAATACTGTGAAAGCCAACAACTTTGTTTagaaaaattgtgtttttcctcaATTTATACTCTGGTAcatcatcttgtgaccctttgTTGGGGTCGAGATCCACTGAGAGGGAACGTCTGATACAGATATTCTGGttaaactgttggcttgtttacaacctgtcccATTGCttgcttgtatttttttcactttaggTTAGGGTTATATATCATTGTAGCAGTTATTTTGGTGAGCATGAAGTTATAACAGATAGAAACAATGACctaaacaacagaaataagaCCCACGTTGTAATAAACCAAAATGTTCCTTCAATGGTTAAATTTTCAGGAAAAATAGTAAGAGGCTGCTGTAGGTTACACACCATGCAGATGTTTGCAGTGTAATTATTCTCACTTCACATTGGAATAACAGCTGCCAGAAAGTTTGTTTTCCACCCcttacacacaaaatatttgtACTTCTGTATCATCATACACTCAAGGACCAAAAATTGTGCCCACACATGGTGACAGCATTTGCGGGAAGAGCTGTTGAAATGTTTGCTGGAAGTGGGAGTTTGGGgagtttttaatttcttttccaCAAGCTGCATCCTGTACAGAGGAGCTGGTTTCTATTGTAGGCCAGCTCTGGGAAGGGGACAGACAAAACACACCTGCTAGCCAGTGCCACGCTACAGAGGAAGTTCAGGAGAAGTATGCGCTTAGATAAACACGATTTATTCCTCTCTCAGAGAGGGTGAGGCCAGCTGGCACTGCCTCATCCGAGATACCAGGCACACAGGGCATGGCCAGGCACCTTCTATTGACTGTTTGACTGCTCAATAAAGGTTGGCACACAGACCACAGACAGTCTGCATGCTTTGGGATGCATCTGCACCGATTTTGGTCAGCATAAATCTACACAAATTTTGCCAGTGGGTCTTATATGTTTATTCAGATCTCTATTATGGGCTACATGGGACAATTTGGAAGAAATAACTGTCCGGATGAGTAAGATTTATAGCTGTGCCTCTACTGGCATCATTGGCTCCTGGCAGCTTGTCTGCACAGGAGTCAGCACAGAGGAGTCTTAAATGTGCattaaatgtgtctgtgtctgtctgtgcatgtaCATTGTGCTCAGCTCACTCCTGTGACCTGTTAATGTGTTTCCTGTGCAGATGTGCAGCCTGTGGCCTA
Coding sequences within:
- the smad1 gene encoding mothers against decapentaplegic homolog 1; its protein translation is MNVTSLFSFTSPAVKRLLGWKQGDEEEKWAEKAVDALVKKLKKKKGAMEELERALSCPGQPSNCVTIPRSLDGRLQVSHRKGLPHVIYCRVWRWPDLQSHHELKALECCEYPFGSKQKDVCINPYHYKRVDSPVLPPVLVPRNSEFNAKHTMLPRFRNPLQQNEPHMPQNATFPESFPQANTMPFPNSPGNSYPNSPGSGSNVTFPHSPSSSEPSSPFQMPETPPPAYMPPEEQMTQDCPQPMDTNLMAPPLPLESNNRADVQPVAYEEPKHWCSIVYYELNNRVGEAFQASSTSVLVDGFTDPSNNRNRFCLGLLSNVNRNSTIENTRRHIGKGVHLYYVGGEVYAECLSDSSIFVQSRNCNYHHGFHPTTVCKIPSGCSLKIFNNQEFAELLAQSVNHGFEAVYELTKMCTIRMSFVKGWGAEYHRQDVTSTPCWIEIHLHGPLQWLDKVLTQMGSPHNPISSVS